One window from the genome of Gimesia aquarii encodes:
- a CDS encoding tetratricopeptide repeat protein — MSRVGITEEPPKSERSKEDAVINSKLKQLIDELTAQIKQTPGDTSLYSRRGDAFFFRGQFKKAVADYDKMIELNPKIKTSHWRRGIACYYAKQYADAAKQFESYHTFDNVDRENGIWRFFSQYKAKGADEAQRGLLKYEKDDREPFPKLYRLFEGKVTPETILKNIQKASIDENEREKRNFYAYLYIGLNESLHGRKENARQYLQKAVNNKWGPGAGFGPNYMWHTGRIELQLLTAPEKQK; from the coding sequence ATGAGCAGAGTAGGGATCACTGAGGAACCTCCTAAATCAGAGCGATCAAAAGAGGATGCCGTCATCAATTCAAAGTTGAAACAGTTAATTGATGAGTTAACCGCTCAGATTAAACAAACACCTGGTGATACCTCTTTATATTCGCGGAGAGGAGACGCATTTTTTTTTAGGGGACAATTCAAAAAGGCCGTTGCCGACTATGATAAGATGATTGAGCTGAATCCGAAGATTAAGACCTCACACTGGAGACGGGGCATTGCCTGTTACTACGCCAAGCAGTATGCAGATGCGGCTAAGCAATTTGAGAGCTATCATACGTTCGACAACGTTGATCGTGAAAATGGTATTTGGCGTTTCTTCTCCCAATATAAAGCAAAAGGAGCGGATGAAGCACAACGTGGACTGCTAAAGTATGAAAAAGATGACCGCGAACCATTTCCTAAACTCTATCGTTTATTTGAAGGTAAAGTGACCCCAGAGACTATTTTGAAAAACATTCAGAAAGCAAGTATCGATGAAAATGAGCGAGAGAAACGAAATTTTTATGCATACCTTTATATTGGTCTGAATGAATCATTGCATGGGCGGAAAGAAAACGCTCGACAATATCTGCAAAAAGCGGTTAATAATAAATGGGGGCCTGGGGCTGGTTTTGGGCCGAATTACATGTGGCACACTGGTCGAATCGAGCTACAATTACTAACAGCACCAGAAAAACAAAAATGA
- a CDS encoding TetR/AcrR family transcriptional regulator — MRTLKQPRAIETRDRILHEAAQLFALKGFHDTKVGEIIKAAEVTSGAFFHHFHGKEELGFAVIDRHMEQRRQALDRIEKRLTTSYDNDPLEGVFLRLDAVGAMIVQRRNRKGGCLIGNLSTTLSDTHPAFRKRLGECLDEMASEFQVRLDEAVAKHNLSNNQDTWEVARYIVSVIEGAIMLTRTHRDINLIARQMQYLKEDLKRSFHAT, encoded by the coding sequence ATGCGAACTCTAAAACAACCGCGGGCAATCGAAACACGTGATCGCATTCTGCATGAAGCAGCGCAACTGTTTGCTTTGAAGGGTTTTCACGACACTAAAGTCGGTGAAATCATCAAAGCTGCCGAAGTGACCAGTGGTGCCTTCTTTCATCATTTTCATGGCAAGGAAGAACTGGGATTCGCCGTAATCGACCGCCACATGGAGCAACGACGTCAAGCGCTGGACCGAATTGAAAAACGTCTCACTACCTCCTATGACAACGATCCGTTGGAAGGGGTCTTTTTACGTCTAGACGCTGTGGGTGCGATGATTGTCCAACGTCGGAACCGCAAAGGGGGCTGCCTGATCGGGAACCTCAGTACGACTCTGAGTGATACACATCCTGCGTTTCGAAAACGGCTGGGAGAGTGTCTTGACGAGATGGCTTCCGAATTTCAGGTTCGCCTGGACGAAGCAGTCGCGAAACATAATTTATCAAACAATCAGGACACCTGGGAGGTAGCCCGCTATATCGTGAGCGTCATTGAAGGTGCGATCATGCTCACCCGGACTCATCGCGATATCAACCTCATCGCGCGACAGATGCAGTACCTGAAAGAAGATCTCAAACGATCGTTTCACGCCACCTGA
- a CDS encoding class I SAM-dependent methyltransferase, whose protein sequence is MTTNYDPIAEQYKRSKKQPWRTFVECFTLMNLVGDPAEMSVLDVACGEGFYTRLIREQGAAHVTGIDLSQGMIDLARSQEAKHQQGIEYVVGDARELLDTNQFDLTVAAWLLNYARNRDELQAMCDGLARSLKPGGRFVTVNCNPAQTFPNAPSYRKYGFETSVLGEWQEGAPIQWRFHLSDGHIDVENYYLSITTHEEALRQAGFREVVWHAPQLAPEGLQENDKEFWSSLMESPPMTFIECVK, encoded by the coding sequence ATGACAACTAACTACGATCCGATTGCTGAGCAGTACAAACGATCGAAAAAACAACCGTGGCGCACCTTCGTTGAATGTTTTACTTTGATGAATCTGGTAGGGGACCCAGCAGAAATGTCGGTACTCGATGTTGCCTGTGGAGAAGGTTTTTATACCCGCTTGATTCGAGAACAGGGCGCTGCACACGTTACCGGAATCGATCTTTCTCAAGGCATGATTGATCTGGCACGTAGTCAGGAAGCAAAGCATCAGCAGGGGATTGAATATGTTGTCGGCGATGCTCGAGAATTACTTGATACCAATCAATTCGATTTGACTGTGGCAGCCTGGCTGCTCAACTATGCCCGCAATCGGGATGAGCTGCAAGCCATGTGCGACGGCCTTGCTCGCTCACTAAAGCCGGGAGGCCGATTTGTTACAGTGAACTGCAACCCCGCGCAAACATTCCCAAACGCCCCCTCGTATCGCAAGTACGGATTTGAGACCTCTGTGCTGGGAGAGTGGCAGGAAGGGGCACCAATTCAATGGCGGTTTCACTTGAGCGACGGGCATATTGACGTCGAAAACTACTACTTAAGTATCACCACACATGAAGAGGCACTTCGCCAGGCAGGTTTCAGAGAAGTAGTTTGGCACGCTCCCCAATTAGCGCCGGAAGGATTACAGGAAAACGACAAAGAATTCTGGTCAAGTCTGATGGAGTCTCCCCCCATGACATTCATTGAATGTGTGAAATGA
- a CDS encoding carboxymuconolactone decarboxylase family protein — protein MAYDDTLIVDHIKQTHNTELLSEREKHLVGLAVTMTRGCQVCTRNRIEKARGIGISDDELNALVAVTAAVNSGVTGATARVAFGMLEQEQTAECGDVCSPNPE, from the coding sequence ATGGCTTATGACGATACTTTGATTGTGGATCACATCAAACAGACGCACAATACAGAACTGTTGAGTGAACGAGAGAAACATCTAGTGGGCCTGGCTGTGACAATGACACGCGGTTGTCAGGTCTGCACCCGCAACCGGATCGAAAAAGCCCGCGGCATCGGAATCTCCGACGACGAACTCAACGCACTCGTGGCAGTGACAGCTGCCGTTAATAGCGGCGTCACCGGAGCCACAGCGCGCGTGGCGTTCGGTATGCTTGAGCAGGAACAGACAGCAGAATGTGGCGACGTCTGCTCACCAAACCCAGAGTGA
- a CDS encoding thioesterase family protein, protein MKDVVKIGTVGEERFVVSEEHLIDFAHDGMPQILCTPWLIWFLEHAARKAMLPLLEPGESTVGMVVNVEHIAATPLGAEVVCSARVIYTDGPVISFQFEAHDEHEQIARGTHKLHVIQAARLAKKVESKQRRD, encoded by the coding sequence ATGAAAGATGTCGTAAAAATCGGCACGGTCGGTGAGGAACGGTTCGTTGTGAGTGAGGAACATCTCATCGATTTCGCCCATGATGGGATGCCTCAGATTCTGTGCACACCGTGGTTGATCTGGTTTCTGGAGCACGCGGCTCGTAAAGCCATGCTACCTCTGCTTGAACCAGGCGAGAGCACTGTCGGTATGGTCGTCAACGTCGAACACATCGCGGCGACACCTCTGGGAGCAGAGGTCGTCTGCAGCGCGCGGGTGATCTACACCGATGGGCCGGTGATTTCATTTCAATTTGAGGCTCATGACGAACACGAACAAATCGCCCGTGGCACACACAAACTGCATGTGATTCAGGCCGCGCGCCTTGCCAAAAAAGTAGAAAGCAAGCAGCGACGAGACTAG
- a CDS encoding 2-keto-4-pentenoate hydratase yields the protein MNPTERSMTLCQEWATRQLSDYDARQPGTIFAEGVMLSIVEGYQLQSAVAELRHQRGERIIGYKVGCTSPKIRSQLGIDHCVSGRLYDSELHKSGAVLSRKEYANLAIEGELAIELSREPTPEDFSEMKLPACVACLFPVVELHNLVMQGEQPSAGELIAHNALHAGIVRATGISPEEASGETSLAIFANAQLLEECRGPSLIQTIHTSLKWLMEMMRTRDDRLCAGQIILTGSIPSLIPIEEDCHIHVEAPPFGRVEVEFTT from the coding sequence ATGAATCCAACCGAACGATCCATGACTCTGTGCCAAGAGTGGGCAACTCGGCAACTTTCGGATTACGATGCGCGCCAACCAGGTACGATATTCGCTGAAGGAGTCATGTTGAGCATTGTCGAAGGTTACCAACTTCAATCAGCGGTCGCAGAGTTGCGGCACCAAAGAGGTGAGCGAATCATTGGTTACAAAGTCGGTTGTACATCGCCCAAAATACGATCACAACTGGGAATTGACCATTGTGTCTCTGGCAGATTATATGATTCGGAACTACACAAATCAGGGGCAGTACTGTCCCGCAAAGAATACGCAAACCTTGCAATCGAAGGCGAATTAGCGATAGAGCTTTCGCGTGAACCGACACCGGAAGATTTTTCCGAAATGAAACTACCCGCATGTGTGGCGTGTCTGTTTCCTGTTGTCGAGTTGCACAACCTGGTGATGCAAGGGGAACAGCCCTCCGCGGGAGAACTGATTGCGCACAACGCACTTCACGCCGGAATTGTTAGAGCAACAGGTATCAGCCCTGAAGAAGCCTCTGGTGAGACATCACTGGCAATTTTTGCAAATGCGCAATTACTTGAGGAGTGCAGGGGACCTTCACTGATTCAGACAATTCACACATCTCTGAAATGGTTGATGGAAATGATGCGGACTCGCGATGATCGACTCTGTGCAGGTCAAATAATATTAACCGGATCGATCCCGAGTCTGATTCCTATTGAAGAAGACTGTCATATCCACGTCGAAGCACCGCCCTTTGGTCGTGTAGAAGTGGAGTTTACTACCTGA
- a CDS encoding tetratricopeptide repeat protein: MNRKHSDFISALFFCLIALISVMENSVFAQDQNKEAVSVSEQEKKEKALEHAKKGQKFLRQKYWKDAISEFEKAIELQPKNSVLHYLLGVSYMENSEASKGWVELRKAVLLDQNNKRAANDFMKIWNFFDSRGLLNVGTPEVEVLKVLGKPDRQRNQNGESLLIYGFMWIKFRNARLFALVDVRGLVKDLTRAISTMEFKLGPSWKEGYRMMNATNALTEFVTAEETVQNYRQLFSTQRLFKLGEQISAKEMMNRMKSNLEKTHQIEEWNVIREGDSDILFEWRVAKNERAPAQYEITRLIRGKRDMHRLAYVTRKLPLDETTRKTWIQQLEAAKLVVAHPVDSKLTAAQKRSLAEELEKKTREIIVLQLGLIKKQDVEALKPYFTKRLRNRITSKMLEQAARQIESATPEELVHSVQVDDTKNQIQARIMMKNGRTLTTLIPVNGKWEADTIWFK, from the coding sequence ATGAACAGGAAGCATTCAGACTTTATTTCCGCTTTATTTTTTTGTTTGATCGCGCTTATCTCTGTTATGGAAAACAGTGTTTTTGCACAGGATCAAAACAAAGAAGCAGTCTCTGTTTCAGAGCAGGAAAAAAAAGAAAAAGCTCTGGAACATGCCAAAAAAGGTCAGAAATTTCTCAGACAGAAATATTGGAAGGATGCAATTTCAGAATTTGAAAAAGCGATTGAATTACAACCAAAAAACAGTGTTTTACATTATTTACTCGGCGTGAGTTACATGGAGAACTCTGAAGCGAGTAAGGGGTGGGTCGAATTACGAAAAGCAGTTTTACTTGACCAAAACAACAAACGCGCTGCGAATGATTTCATGAAGATCTGGAATTTTTTTGACAGTAGAGGTTTATTAAACGTGGGAACTCCGGAAGTGGAAGTCCTCAAGGTATTGGGAAAACCAGATCGACAGCGAAATCAAAACGGTGAGTCACTCTTAATCTACGGGTTTATGTGGATCAAATTTCGTAACGCCAGGTTATTTGCTTTAGTTGATGTACGGGGCCTCGTTAAAGATCTTACCAGAGCCATTAGTACTATGGAATTTAAGCTGGGGCCTTCATGGAAAGAAGGCTATCGAATGATGAATGCGACCAATGCTTTGACTGAATTTGTTACAGCAGAAGAAACCGTACAGAATTATCGACAATTATTCTCGACACAGAGACTATTCAAACTGGGTGAACAGATCTCTGCGAAAGAAATGATGAATCGTATGAAGTCTAATTTGGAAAAAACACATCAAATTGAAGAGTGGAATGTCATCCGGGAAGGCGATAGTGATATTTTATTTGAATGGCGTGTCGCTAAGAATGAACGCGCTCCTGCGCAATACGAAATTACGAGACTCATCAGAGGGAAAAGGGATATGCATCGCCTGGCGTATGTGACTCGGAAATTACCTCTTGATGAAACGACACGTAAGACATGGATTCAGCAGTTGGAAGCAGCAAAGTTGGTAGTGGCTCATCCAGTAGACAGCAAACTCACCGCTGCACAAAAGAGGAGTCTCGCTGAGGAACTCGAGAAAAAAACCAGAGAAATCATTGTGCTTCAGTTAGGGTTAATCAAAAAGCAGGATGTTGAGGCACTCAAACCTTACTTCACCAAACGGCTGCGCAATCGTATCACTTCCAAAATGTTGGAACAAGCAGCGCGGCAGATAGAGTCAGCGACTCCTGAAGAGTTAGTTCATTCTGTCCAGGTTGATGACACGAAGAACCAGATTCAAGCCAGGATCATGATGAAAAATGGTCGAACTCTGACGACTTTGATCCCCGTAAATGGAAAATGGGAAGCAGACACAATTTGGTTTAAATAA
- a CDS encoding glycoside hydrolase family protein, which translates to MRLNHRAYTIFWSLLIAWVCCAPVARAKEKPQREFRELQRHAAQEAHQAVAVDETSFFAISSREIARYRKSDGKQLKKWAGAKDSHIRHLNSGVVVDGKLYCAHSNWPDYPLKNTVEVFDAKNLKHLESLKFSNTTGAINWIDRRNGAWWIAFAFYGELATVRKTHLVRFDDEWYAEGTWTFPDSVLKRFLPNSNSGGAWGPNGLLYTTGHDRGELYVLQVPETSGVLHHVGTLTAPIAGQGIAWDRSDIGTLFGIHRRQKQVVKLRITHTKEYASLRNQIQWVRDKNNPILPPRPAGSFDSTRCMNPWVLREGDQYRLFYAGGDDQSIHRIGVATASIKNLNRWNRKGPLLEIGLPDSFDARWCVLPHVVQTQKDQLHLYYTGNSGKGTGLSAFPGIGLATSVDGQNWNRYGNTPVLAPSGEPGSPDAIGIAGGSVLQLKRDDGTTEWRFYYTGCPTIGKPHLVNQQKTICLAVSNDGIHWKKRGTIMQRDPNRDYENVGVAGPVVLQRDDGTFQMWYSAIGSRWGYYCICYAESDNGYLWTRGAQYGDNLQLEPSKTGWDSQMVEYPTIIRENNRLRMFYCGNGYGRTGIGTALSSEIDLQK; encoded by the coding sequence ATGAGATTAAACCACAGAGCATACACTATCTTTTGGTCGTTATTGATTGCTTGGGTTTGTTGTGCTCCTGTGGCGAGAGCAAAGGAAAAACCGCAGCGTGAGTTTCGTGAGTTACAGCGACATGCCGCACAAGAAGCTCATCAGGCGGTTGCCGTTGATGAGACTTCGTTCTTTGCCATTTCCAGTCGTGAAATTGCCCGTTATCGAAAATCGGACGGGAAACAACTGAAAAAATGGGCCGGTGCGAAAGACTCTCACATTCGCCATCTGAATAGTGGAGTGGTTGTTGATGGTAAGCTGTATTGTGCCCATTCGAACTGGCCTGACTATCCATTGAAGAATACGGTTGAAGTGTTTGATGCGAAGAATCTGAAACACCTTGAATCTCTGAAATTCAGCAATACGACTGGAGCGATTAACTGGATAGATCGGCGAAACGGAGCATGGTGGATTGCGTTTGCTTTCTATGGCGAGTTGGCAACAGTGCGTAAGACACATCTCGTTCGTTTTGACGATGAGTGGTACGCAGAGGGAACCTGGACGTTTCCCGATTCAGTGCTAAAACGTTTTCTACCAAACAGTAATTCCGGTGGCGCCTGGGGTCCCAATGGTCTGCTTTATACTACGGGCCACGATCGGGGTGAGTTATATGTTTTACAGGTGCCAGAAACATCTGGAGTTCTTCACCATGTAGGAACCTTGACTGCCCCCATTGCCGGACAAGGGATCGCCTGGGATCGAAGCGATATTGGTACGCTTTTTGGAATCCATCGCCGTCAAAAACAAGTTGTCAAGTTGCGGATCACGCACACAAAAGAATATGCCAGCCTGCGTAATCAGATCCAATGGGTGCGTGATAAAAACAATCCCATCTTACCGCCCCGCCCTGCGGGAAGTTTTGATTCGACGCGTTGTATGAACCCCTGGGTGTTGCGCGAAGGAGATCAGTATCGTCTTTTTTATGCTGGAGGCGATGACCAGTCAATTCATCGAATTGGTGTTGCAACGGCTTCCATCAAGAATCTCAACAGATGGAACCGGAAAGGTCCTTTGCTGGAGATCGGGCTCCCAGATTCATTTGATGCACGTTGGTGTGTCTTGCCGCACGTAGTTCAAACTCAAAAAGATCAGCTGCATCTTTACTACACTGGTAATAGTGGGAAAGGCACTGGTTTGAGTGCGTTCCCCGGTATTGGATTGGCAACCAGCGTCGATGGTCAAAACTGGAACCGATATGGCAACACCCCAGTACTCGCTCCCAGCGGAGAACCCGGTAGCCCCGATGCGATTGGTATCGCTGGTGGCTCAGTACTTCAATTGAAACGAGATGATGGTACGACTGAGTGGCGTTTTTATTACACCGGCTGTCCTACGATTGGGAAACCACATTTAGTCAATCAACAAAAAACGATCTGCCTCGCCGTTTCCAACGATGGAATCCACTGGAAAAAACGGGGCACGATTATGCAGCGCGATCCAAATCGCGATTATGAAAATGTGGGTGTTGCAGGCCCGGTGGTCCTGCAACGTGATGATGGAACTTTTCAGATGTGGTATTCCGCGATTGGGTCACGTTGGGGGTATTACTGCATCTGCTATGCGGAATCAGATAATGGCTATTTATGGACACGTGGCGCACAATACGGTGACAATTTGCAGCTTGAACCCAGTAAGACTGGTTGGGACAGCCAGATGGTGGAGTATCCAACAATCATCCGAGAGAACAACCGCTTACGCATGTTTTACTGTGGCAACGGCTACGGTAGAACCGGCATCGGAACGGCACTCAGTTCTGAAATTGATCTGCAGAAATAA
- a CDS encoding pentapeptide repeat-containing protein produces MASNRFLLKNGIIMKTVSTINVVLMIVSVCVAILAVIISVAVVILFVQQDQLLEFQNAELKKQIRELQEQVQQATNPNKKTTRNQLVEILYNEKKTEHALLEPLSETVKKRVPAANERLRRDAALDFVKLEYEAGKRWRDMDLSNAFLSGVDLNFYELKRFKINDALERSDFSNADLRNSSFRNTNLYGSNFKGADLQRADLFGAELEDSAFSGANMNKANLGSVNAVGASFIETQLEGVNFYAANLEGAYFWDSHLEGARFWRAHLEDAAMSGAFLEQAEFREAHMEEIELSGANLEGASFANARMEKADLRGAYLAGANFYGTSLEGAMVDSPDWIKNLRHLDPPVKHFRFDDWSLIEDENDFDGKFFMLRGPVVAKKPAIKISEFSEKKKIGK; encoded by the coding sequence TTGGCTTCAAATAGATTCTTGCTAAAAAATGGCATTATTATGAAAACAGTAAGCACCATTAACGTTGTATTAATGATTGTCTCCGTTTGCGTCGCAATTCTGGCAGTTATCATCTCTGTGGCTGTAGTTATCCTTTTTGTTCAACAAGACCAGTTGCTAGAGTTCCAAAACGCGGAATTAAAAAAACAGATCCGGGAACTCCAAGAGCAAGTTCAGCAAGCAACAAATCCAAACAAGAAGACCACAAGAAATCAATTAGTCGAGATTCTCTACAATGAAAAAAAGACTGAACATGCTCTGCTTGAACCCCTGTCCGAAACAGTGAAAAAAAGAGTGCCCGCAGCCAACGAGCGTCTCAGACGTGATGCAGCATTAGACTTTGTCAAGCTTGAATACGAGGCTGGCAAGCGTTGGCGTGACATGGATTTGAGTAATGCATTCCTGAGTGGTGTCGACCTGAATTTTTATGAATTAAAAAGATTCAAAATTAATGATGCATTGGAAAGAAGCGATTTCAGTAATGCCGATTTGCGAAATAGTAGTTTTAGAAATACAAATCTGTATGGTAGTAACTTTAAGGGAGCTGATCTGCAACGAGCCGACTTATTTGGCGCTGAACTGGAAGATTCCGCTTTCTCTGGAGCGAATATGAACAAAGCGAACCTGGGTTCTGTCAACGCAGTAGGTGCCTCGTTCATCGAAACCCAATTAGAAGGGGTCAATTTTTATGCTGCTAACCTAGAGGGGGCCTATTTTTGGGATTCCCATCTGGAAGGTGCCCGTTTCTGGAGAGCACACTTAGAAGACGCGGCGATGTCAGGAGCTTTTTTAGAACAGGCAGAATTCAGAGAAGCTCATATGGAGGAAATCGAACTTTCTGGTGCAAACCTGGAAGGCGCTTCCTTTGCTAATGCTCGTATGGAGAAAGCTGATCTTAGAGGAGCATATCTGGCAGGAGCTAATTTTTACGGTACCTCTCTAGAAGGAGCGATGGTTGATTCTCCTGACTGGATTAAAAACCTGCGCCACCTTGATCCCCCTGTCAAACACTTTCGATTTGATGACTGGTCTCTCATCGAAGATGAAAATGACTTTGATGGGAAGTTTTTTATGTTAAGAGGACCTGTGGTCGCCAAAAAACCTGCTATTAAGATAAGCGAATTCAGTGAGAAGAAAAAGATCGGAAAATGA
- the fae gene encoding formaldehyde-activating enzyme, with product MSDRIIMRTGESLVAGGPPFTAAEPEVVIGELDGPVGTAIATLTGSQSAGHSKVFAILNTDIQVRPVTLMVSKVTVKSNAYTNILMGTVQAAIANGVLDAVRAGDIPKEKANDLGIICSVWLNPGAATDENLDHKALFEIHRKATAQAIHKAMCNEPSIDWLLEHQDEITHKYYQKGLDGTL from the coding sequence ATGAGTGATCGAATTATCATGCGAACCGGCGAAAGCCTGGTCGCCGGTGGTCCCCCTTTTACAGCAGCAGAACCAGAAGTCGTCATTGGAGAACTTGACGGACCTGTCGGCACTGCGATAGCAACTCTGACCGGTTCTCAATCAGCGGGTCACTCCAAAGTCTTTGCCATTCTGAACACCGATATTCAAGTTCGACCAGTCACTCTGATGGTCAGCAAGGTGACTGTGAAGAGTAATGCCTACACAAACATTCTAATGGGAACCGTCCAGGCAGCGATTGCCAATGGTGTACTCGATGCCGTTCGCGCTGGTGATATTCCTAAGGAAAAAGCCAATGACCTGGGAATCATCTGTTCTGTCTGGCTGAACCCAGGTGCTGCGACAGATGAGAACCTGGATCACAAAGCACTGTTTGAGATTCACCGCAAAGCGACCGCACAAGCAATCCACAAAGCGATGTGCAACGAACCATCCATTGATTGGTTGCTCGAACACCAGGACGAAATCACGCACAAGTACTATCAGAAGGGGTTGGACGGGACGCTGTGA